The Astyanax mexicanus isolate ESR-SI-001 chromosome 4, AstMex3_surface, whole genome shotgun sequence genome segment tggcgtagcagcCGGCTCCAAGTTCATaggggaggtgtgctattcaacaaaggtaaatacttattttttatcatgttttactacacctaaagtcaattttacactggacttATCCTTTAATGCTGATGCTAAATTATGCTACTCAGTAACATAATGTTTAAATCCTTTTACAAACCAGAGCATCCATAACTTCTTttctcctcagatcagtgtcatcatctctctctctgtactgtaacagctttaccGATTCTgtgatgtttgttcttaatcaggagctgcaggagaagtttatctctctagttaagaacgagctgaacacattcaagaagctcctaaatccagattacccagcatgctctgagggagaggtggaggatgatcagaaagagggggtgctgaaggtcacactgcacatcctgaggagcATGAATgagacagacctcgccaacacactagagagcagtaagagttctgggtaATGAGAATGGGGAACAACTAGTGCTAATTGATTTCCTCAGAGGAGTTCTGATTTTCAAGTTAGAATAATAAGCAATAGTTAactggattttgtaattataagatattgtgtcacagcatcaaatgtatccATAAACCTAACAATTATCTACTGTATCAGAGTCAGTTTACAAAGGGGTCTTTCATGAAGAtcacagctaattacattttccttattctcttcctctgttatcagaattaGCCCCAGCATGCcaacgaaagctcaaatccaagctgagagataaatatcagatacttaatgaaggaatatcgggccatgtaaagtcagcacttctgaatgagatctacacagagctctacatcacagagggagatggaggagatgtcaatcaggaacatgaggtgaaacagattgaagctgcatccaggaaaaaaacaacacaggaaaaaccaatcaaatgcaacgacatttttaaaccattaccagaacagaaacgaaccatcagaactgtactgactaaaggagttgctggaattggaaaaacagtctctgtgcagaagttcattctggactgggcagaAGAAAAAGTTAATCAGgacattctcttcatatttccacttccttttagagagctgaatctgatgaaggagaagaagctcagtctggtgaatcttcttcaggactttttcccagaaacacaagatttaaaaccaagacattataagagctacaagatcatgttcatttttgatggactggatgagtgtcgactgcctctggatttccagaacaatgagaacttggtgaatatagaagagcaaacctcagtggaggttctgctgacgaacctcatcaaggggaatctgcttccctctgctctcctctggatcacctctcgaccagcagcggtcagtcagatccctactgagtgtgttgatcaggtaacagaagtgcggggtttcagtgaccctcagaaacaggagtacttcagtaagaggatcagcgatcaggacctggccaataaagtcttcacacacatcaggtcttcaagaagcctctacatcatgtgccacataccggtcttctgctggattacagccactgttctagagagaatgctgagtgaagctgagagtggagaaattcccaaaaccctgacgcagatgttcacacacttcctgatctttcagatcaaacacaagagccagaagtacagtgggaatagTGACCCTGATCCTCAGAAAACaagaacaagtatcctggctctggggaaactggcgttccagcagctggagaaaggaaacctgatcttctatgaggaagatctaataGAGAGTGGCATCAATATTAgagaagtgtcagtgtactcaggagtgtgtacccagatcttcagggaggaacatgagctgcacctggggaaggtcttcagctttgtacatctgagtgttcaggagtttcttgctgctttatatgcatttctcaacaGAAAAATTCCAAAGGAACAATCGACTGAAACACAAAGCGGTAAACTCCTCAAGTTTTTCAGCAAGTCAACAatgactgacttcctcagcagtgccattgacagagccttacagagtgagagtggacacctggacctgttccttcgtttccttctgggtctctcactggagtcaaATCAGACTCTATTACGAGTGTTGCTGACCCCAACACagaggatctctcacagcaatgaggaaacagtcaaatacatcaaAATGAAGATTGAGAAGAACttatctccagagaaatccatcaatctgttccactgtctgaatgaactgaatgatcattctctggtgcaggaagtgcagaaatacctgagtggaggtggtgaGCATCGTCTTCACCAGGCcagcctctctcctgctcagtggtcagctctggtgtttgtgttggtgaactcagaagaagagctggaggagtttaacctcagtaaatatgatccatcagaggagtgttttctgaagctgctgccagtagttaaaatatccagaagagctgtgtgagtatttttattcaggccttcacacagtttttaattaactgctgatgtgtagaatTCATGTagtttccattcaatcactggtggattcacattattcacattgttacatataagcatgcattatcctttgtgtgtaataataattaaaccatcattttaatgtaaacagtacATGAGGTTTCTGTCTTGAATGATTAAATACaatcttaaaaaaaggtttttggcAAGTTATATGTTGTTGTTAACATAAATGCACAtctcatagatagatagatagatactttatttatcccgaaggaaatttagggtaGATCCAAGTTTAGATCTACTCTAAAGTAGCACTGTGTGATTTGACTGAAAAAATCATCTCAATATGCTTTGGAGAAATGATGATTAGCAATACAACATAatttcatatagaacatacattttaagtgtctgtatttatttctaacatatatatgtgggagaaggtgtaatgtttttccagagtttaactgggaaaatagaataaattcacctactccaaaaagccttgctcattctctgttttgttaaacattttcttttctattttaactcattataatctgtcccagagcttttggtgaactgtatgcccatgctgatcacaaataaagtggagaaatctgcatgttaactatttcagtataaagaaacaccagctcTTTAGATATACAatacatttcacagtttaattctgttttctattctttgtcaatccattcaaatattcttctttattgtaaaatcatttgtttattcttgtttttcagaTTAGCTTCATGTGATCTTgaagtaaagacgtgtgaaaatctggaatcagttttaaacctggaaaactccctgagagagctggacctcagtaacaacgacctgcaggattcaggagtggagcttctctctgctggactgaagagttcacactgtaaacttcagattctcaggtcagtgtttcaggttatcacagaccaaaataacaaacaagacaacaaataaaaacacgaTCAATTAAAGAAACTTAATTACACAGAAGGATGTGCAAGGTTAGTCTCAACAGGATGTTGTTTCCAGGATggcaaaggggaggagccctaaaCATCTCTCCCTGCTCAGACTTTTCCATGCCCTTTAATTTGTCATGGTACTGCATCTAGAGACTAAATACAAAAAGAGTAATTGTACTATTTTATgctcatttccttttttcttttaacttttatgtatgtatgtatgtttgtatgtatgtatgcatgtatgataGGAAATGTAAAATGTCCGCATCAAAAAAGACATACAACATAGTTCATACATGAGCTAAAAGCACCACATACATATATTGttgtatttttacaaaaaaaaataaaataaaagaaagaagaacacacttttcacaggtgggcAAAAAAAtttccagtgcacagcagcagcagcggattgtgtttacaattaaatttcatacaaacgttctgtttaatgttatattatgttatattattctctgtttcactccattaaaaagctcacattagcgtgctaaattttcatgcagaaagtaggtaactagctaactcactagctcactgagtaggtaactcactagaaCACTGACTAGGATACACACTAGTTCATtaattaggtaattagctaactgACTAGTTACCTACTGAGGTCACTGGCTAGGTAActtactagttcactgactaggtaactatcatactttgtgcatgaatatttagtACATGAAACAGAGAAtagtataacataatataacattgaacagaacgtttgtatgaaatttaattgtaaaagtatctgctgctttGCACTAGAAGCTGTTCGCTCTCCGTTTTTGGAAGGACGCTTTATAACTGGTGGGGTCAGTCTCAgatgagggttcagggaacccgtcagtccagaaccagctgaccaatggagattcaaggggccttcttcttagccccgcccacccgtgaaaagtgtgccaaaactcagaagcaaaaaactaaagcaaaagcaaagtagagattccagaagcaaaagtctataacagaaaaatccaaaaaatccatagaaaattcacaaaaacacaaaaaaaaaaatccaaactgaaatcttttttctttttttttgcccacCACATTAAGACTTTATTTGAATTAATACAAATTTCTGATCACTGAGGTCActgtgcagagggaggacataacgatgtgtgtatatatacaaatgaaaccaaatagaaaaaaatatataggagaagagaacagagagagaaaaaaaacacaaaagaagaagttgtgcccttgaaagaagaagaagaagaagaaaaaagatatattatagtatggcttcctatatttttccatgtatccatccctaacatactacacacagaataacaaaacaataaataagtaaataaaaatagctaaatgtcttaaatattaaatgtgatatttgactgtgtgcatgtgtgtgtgtgtgtaggaacattcATGTAGCAGTGATATATGGATGATGTggttatagatatataatggatgtgtgtaagctatctgttaaagactgatggagtcttttggcgatggttagcaccacaaagtgctctgctttcctcctggtttaggtttgtggtttATGTGTCACCAAGCAGGCAGAGTGATGGGGATGGAGGGATTGGCTGTTAAAATAGTGGAGTTAGCCGAGTTATAACAATCTGCCAGAAGTGTGTGTTTGGTGGGCAGTACCGTAGAGCATGTATGTATTTGTCTGGAGTGTTTAGTGAGCAGTGtatgcagatttctgaatctactagtcccattttatgtaacttttgcttagtgtagtgtaccctgtgaattactttatattgtataaggtggaggttagtattgttagtcatggtgaatgtgtttttcataatgtttctccagaaatcagcattagGGGTAATTAAGATATCTTCTTCACATTTTTTATTGGGACAGCGactgtttggtctaatttgagtaaaagcctatatatttttgatagaattttgtctgaagaagagatattaaggaattctgaaattggtgggctaagttctagtattgcgtaatctttgatttttgagtttaacatAGATCTAAGTTGGAGATATTCCAAAAACTTGTTCCTCTCAATGCTATATTTCTGGGTTGTATGTGAGAAAAGTAGCCgagttattgttgtgtagaacgtggtgtaaatgtgtaatacctttttctttccatttttctaGTTTGGGTTTTTTTGGTGGCGGGAAGTCagggttgtgccatatgggtGAGTATTTAGTGGGTGGAAGTCtag includes the following:
- the LOC111197026 gene encoding NACHT, LRR and PYD domains-containing protein 12-like, which gives rise to MMDLQNSSSGGGPPVLKEKRAASPAPSGVSMKSDRSMMNPPAFSSGGGSSGSRTETQRGASPEPSCVSMKSDRSINHPPDLSSEDMTSDPHKKKIKSYREKLDHIFKELQEKFISLVKNELNTFKKLLNPDYPACSEGEVEDDQKEGVLKVTLHILRSMNETDLANTLESKLAPACQRKLKSKLRDKYQILNEGISGHVKSALLNEIYTELYITEGDGGDVNQEHEVKQIEAASRKKTTQEKPIKCNDIFKPLPEQKRTIRTVLTKGVAGIGKTVSVQKFILDWAEEKVNQDILFIFPLPFRELNLMKEKKLSLVNLLQDFFPETQDLKPRHYKSYKIMFIFDGLDECRLPLDFQNNENLVNIEEQTSVEVLLTNLIKGNLLPSALLWITSRPAAVSQIPTECVDQVTEVRGFSDPQKQEYFSKRISDQDLANKVFTHIRSSRSLYIMCHIPVFCWITATVLERMLSEAESGEIPKTLTQMFTHFLIFQIKHKSQKYSGNSDPDPQKTRTSILALGKLAFQQLEKGNLIFYEEDLIESGINIREVSVYSGVCTQIFREEHELHLGKVFSFVHLSVQEFLAALYAFLNRKIPKEQSTETQSGKLLKFFSKSTMTDFLSSAIDRALQSESGHLDLFLRFLLGLSLESNQTLLRVLLTPTQRISHSNEETVKYIKMKIEKNLSPEKSINLFHCLNELNDHSLVQEVQKYLSGGGEHRLHQASLSPAQWSALVFVLVNSEEELEEFNLSKYDPSEECFLKLLPVVKISRRAVLASCDLEVKTCENLESVLNLENSLRELDLSNNDLQDSGVELLSAGLKSSHCKLQILRLSGCMITDKGCCSLASALISNPTHLKELDLTYNHPGESGMKLLSARLEDPHCKLEKLGVKHGGKIRIKPGLKKWFCDFTLDLNTAQCNLSLSEENRRVEWREELQSYPDHPERFDWYQQVLSRERVTGVTGRCYWEAEWSGWGGAAVALSYKTISRKGGRSDCKFGWNINSWSLICSDNSYSVHHNNNRTDLSTPPSGCRRVGVYVDCPSGTLSFYSVSSDTHSPSHTLTHLHTFYTTFTQPLYAGFWVGSGSSVRLCKIE